The Vibrio tasmaniensis genome includes a region encoding these proteins:
- a CDS encoding methyl-accepting chemotaxis protein, translating into MNLTDMSFKQKIIALLILPILGFLWLSVSAISKGVETTSEMSSLNQLTRLSVVYSELVHELQKERGMTAGFIGSQGNKFGSELKAQRINADSKRSQRTEYWQSEDIDLSQITRLNTEINQSLNQITSIRNRVDSQSIPLSEALGYYTKLNAKLLSVSALIAELSTDATITAETIAYYNFLQGKERAGIERAVLNNTFSKNEFGPGMLVKFISLVTEQNTYFANFEVLGNPDNVDFFKQQLNDRSVAEVEKLRDVAESKMSGFDVDPVYWFAQSTARIVQLKKTENQLAESLIKLTDQKTQQAQSAMMGSIVMFVVITLFATFVSFKAITDLTTRVRDLTRVLSKVRNDNDLTVRATYEGNSELGQISSSLNETLEKFSQVIDNLSQSSLTLASAAEETAQTCQYNSSTLVEQQDQIGLIATATEELSATVNEVAAKTQQTASSAKIADEQSQQGLSTVQQSYESIETLASEINGLAEKITHLHESSNNINSVIDVIKSVAEQTNLLALNAAIEAARAGEQGRGFAVVADEVRTLAQRTQQSTSEIEGFINSLQSDVQTAFNVIDNSKKMSSRAVEDSRGVEQTLQDISGAVSEIFSMAEQIATATEEQAVVTQDIAQNVVAVEQKSTESTTGATQIAATAKEQAELATSLKELSNTFKS; encoded by the coding sequence ATGAATTTAACCGATATGTCATTTAAGCAAAAAATCATCGCTTTGCTTATCTTACCGATCTTAGGGTTTTTATGGCTTAGTGTTTCTGCCATTTCGAAAGGCGTAGAAACCACCAGTGAAATGTCATCATTAAACCAACTTACGCGTTTGTCAGTCGTGTACAGTGAATTGGTGCACGAGTTACAAAAAGAGCGTGGTATGACCGCTGGTTTTATCGGCTCACAGGGAAACAAGTTTGGCAGTGAACTAAAAGCGCAAAGAATTAACGCAGACAGCAAACGCAGTCAAAGAACCGAGTACTGGCAGTCTGAAGACATCGATTTATCGCAGATCACGCGTCTGAATACTGAAATCAACCAAAGTCTTAACCAAATCACTTCGATTCGTAATCGAGTAGATTCTCAATCGATTCCCCTTTCTGAAGCATTAGGTTACTACACTAAACTTAATGCTAAGTTATTGAGTGTATCTGCATTAATTGCTGAGCTAAGTACTGATGCCACTATCACGGCAGAAACCATCGCCTACTATAACTTTCTACAAGGCAAAGAGCGTGCGGGTATCGAACGTGCGGTTCTCAACAACACCTTTTCTAAAAATGAATTTGGCCCGGGAATGCTGGTTAAATTCATCTCTTTGGTAACCGAGCAAAATACATATTTTGCGAACTTTGAAGTTTTGGGTAACCCAGATAACGTTGATTTCTTTAAACAACAACTGAATGATCGCTCGGTGGCTGAAGTGGAAAAACTTCGTGATGTGGCTGAATCGAAAATGAGTGGTTTTGATGTCGATCCTGTTTATTGGTTTGCTCAATCCACAGCCCGCATTGTTCAGTTGAAGAAGACCGAAAATCAGTTAGCAGAGTCTCTTATTAAACTGACTGATCAGAAAACTCAGCAAGCTCAATCAGCAATGATGGGCAGCATTGTGATGTTTGTTGTGATCACTTTGTTCGCAACTTTTGTTAGCTTCAAAGCCATTACTGATTTAACGACTCGAGTTAGAGATCTAACGCGAGTACTTTCTAAAGTCCGAAATGACAATGATTTAACCGTTCGTGCGACTTACGAAGGTAATAGCGAACTGGGTCAAATCTCATCGTCGCTTAATGAAACATTAGAGAAGTTTTCTCAAGTTATCGATAACCTATCTCAATCTAGCCTTACACTTGCTTCAGCAGCAGAAGAGACGGCGCAAACTTGCCAATACAACTCAAGCACCTTAGTTGAACAGCAAGACCAGATTGGCTTGATTGCGACAGCAACAGAAGAGCTATCAGCGACGGTGAATGAAGTCGCGGCTAAAACACAGCAAACGGCAAGCTCAGCGAAGATCGCTGATGAACAATCACAGCAAGGTTTAAGCACGGTTCAACAATCCTATGAGTCGATAGAAACCTTGGCTTCTGAGATTAACGGCCTCGCTGAAAAAATCACTCATCTACACGAAAGTAGCAACAACATTAACAGTGTGATTGATGTGATTAAATCCGTTGCCGAACAAACCAATTTGTTAGCGTTAAATGCAGCGATTGAAGCCGCTCGAGCTGGTGAACAAGGTCGTGGTTTTGCTGTCGTAGCCGATGAAGTTCGTACTTTGGCTCAGCGTACGCAACAGTCCACTTCGGAAATTGAAGGCTTCATTAACTCGCTACAATCTGACGTGCAAACAGCGTTCAATGTGATTGATAACAGCAAGAAGATGTCTTCAAGAGCGGTTGAAGACTCACGAGGAGTAGAACAGACCCTGCAAGATATTTCAGGGGCTGTGAGCGAAATATTCAGCATGGCAGAGCAGATCGCAACCGCAACTGAAGAGCAAGCAGTAGTGACTCAAGATATTGCTCAGAACGTTGTCGCGGTAGAGCAGAAGTCGACAGAATCTACGACAGGCGCAACGCAAATTGCTGCAACAGCGAAAGAGCAGGCTGAGTTGGCAACATCGCTGAAAGAGCTCTCGAATACGTTTAAGAGTTAG
- a CDS encoding amino acid permease: MKLFGSSLILSGTALGAGMLAIPMVLAQFGFMISSVLMLLIFIGTTYSALLLAEACTKTKDNSGMSSVAYLTLGSKGKHFINALFYLLLVCMLIAYILGVGDIIHKLLLDVGVDISASAAYTVFSLLMGVIVVAGKSYIDKLNRGLFITMMVMLLIVIASLFSNIRLDYLTQASKYTANDVVQYSAVIFTSFASMVVIPSLVIYNREATQKQIRNMILLGSVIPLICYLTWLFAIIGNLGTDAISQFHNISELISAFSGQSAWLKVVIALFSVLALVTSFLGVSMALYDQNKDAVTSNKALAYALTFVLPLVLAKLFASQFVSMLDYAGMVLVFLAIWGPLAMVVKVRRPDFPHLQTEGSYTAAGGDTALMATFGFGALIFVSWFMG; this comes from the coding sequence ATGAAATTATTCGGCAGTTCCCTAATCCTTTCAGGAACTGCATTAGGGGCAGGCATGCTTGCTATTCCCATGGTGTTGGCCCAGTTTGGCTTCATGATCAGCTCAGTGCTGATGCTACTTATCTTTATCGGCACCACCTACTCAGCACTCCTCTTGGCAGAAGCGTGCACCAAAACCAAAGACAACAGTGGCATGAGCAGCGTTGCTTACTTAACGCTAGGCAGCAAAGGTAAACACTTTATCAATGCACTCTTTTACCTGCTGTTGGTGTGCATGCTCATCGCTTATATCTTGGGTGTCGGCGACATCATTCATAAGCTACTGCTCGATGTCGGCGTAGACATCTCTGCATCCGCTGCTTATACCGTTTTCAGCCTATTAATGGGTGTGATTGTGGTGGCGGGTAAGTCGTATATCGACAAGTTAAATCGCGGTTTATTCATCACGATGATGGTGATGCTGCTTATCGTTATCGCCTCTTTGTTTAGCAACATTCGCCTTGATTACCTGACTCAAGCTAGCAAATACACGGCTAATGACGTGGTGCAGTACAGCGCAGTTATCTTTACCAGCTTTGCCTCTATGGTGGTGATTCCGTCACTGGTTATATACAACCGAGAAGCGACTCAAAAGCAGATCCGCAATATGATTCTGCTAGGCTCTGTTATTCCACTAATCTGCTACCTCACTTGGTTATTCGCGATTATCGGTAACCTTGGTACAGACGCTATCAGCCAATTCCATAACATTTCAGAACTGATCTCGGCGTTTAGCGGGCAGTCTGCTTGGTTAAAAGTAGTGATTGCGCTGTTCTCAGTATTGGCATTGGTAACCTCTTTCCTTGGTGTGTCTATGGCGCTGTACGACCAGAACAAAGATGCAGTCACCAGCAACAAAGCATTGGCTTATGCCCTAACCTTCGTTCTACCTTTGGTATTAGCTAAGTTATTCGCTAGCCAATTCGTGAGTATGTTGGATTACGCGGGGATGGTGTTGGTGTTCTTAGCTATCTGGGGACCACTTGCAATGGTGGTTAAAGTTCGTAGGCCAGACTTTCCTCACCTACAAACCGAAGGCAGCTATACTGCAGCTGGTGGCGACACAGCACTAATGGCAACATTCGGCTTTGGTGCGTTGATTTTCGTATCTTGGTTTATGGGATAA
- a CDS encoding DMT family transporter — protein sequence MLIKMIPFVFVLLWSSGFVGARLGVEYAEPATLLSLRMVANVALFLVLISILKRRIPRGRAFFHACVVGILIHGFYLGGTYLAIDMGMPAGLSSLLVGLQPILTALIMISCTSQRFNFAQWLGLALGFAGISLVLMGNIEWQSDDQKGMATLLCLVSLVGITVGTLYQKRFCQGTDMVGGAMVQYLAAAALFLPFAMRYETMQVNWTIEFTLTLAWLVIVLSCIAILLLLYMVEHGASSSVASVFYLVPPTTAIQAWLIFGESFDIYGAIGFALSATAVYLVVKKPELIKFRRRTALER from the coding sequence ATGCTGATTAAAATGATTCCGTTTGTGTTTGTACTATTGTGGTCGTCAGGCTTTGTTGGCGCCCGTCTTGGTGTTGAATACGCTGAACCCGCAACGTTACTTTCACTTAGGATGGTAGCCAACGTGGCGCTATTCTTGGTTTTGATTTCAATCCTTAAGCGTCGTATTCCTCGTGGTCGAGCATTTTTCCACGCTTGTGTGGTGGGTATCTTGATTCATGGCTTCTACCTTGGTGGCACTTATCTCGCGATTGATATGGGTATGCCTGCCGGGTTGAGTTCTCTGCTTGTTGGCTTACAACCGATTCTGACGGCATTGATAATGATCAGCTGTACCTCGCAGCGTTTTAATTTCGCACAATGGTTAGGTTTAGCCCTTGGTTTCGCAGGTATTAGCTTGGTGCTGATGGGCAATATTGAGTGGCAGTCAGACGACCAAAAAGGCATGGCAACGTTACTGTGTTTGGTTTCTTTGGTTGGTATCACGGTCGGTACCTTGTATCAGAAGCGCTTTTGTCAGGGTACAGATATGGTCGGTGGCGCGATGGTGCAGTACTTGGCTGCAGCAGCATTGTTCTTACCTTTTGCAATGCGTTACGAAACTATGCAGGTGAACTGGACTATTGAGTTCACGTTAACTCTGGCTTGGCTAGTGATTGTCTTATCGTGCATTGCCATTCTATTGCTGCTTTACATGGTAGAGCATGGTGCTTCTTCAAGTGTGGCATCGGTGTTTTACCTCGTTCCACCCACAACTGCAATTCAAGCGTGGCTTATCTTCGGAGAGTCGTTCGACATTTACGGCGCCATAGGCTTCGCGTTGTCAGCGACCGCTGTTTATCTGGTGGTGAAAAAGCCTGAGTTGATTAAGTTCCGTAGACGAACAGCATTAGAGAGGTAA
- a CDS encoding DUF3010 family protein, with product MKICGVEIKGNDAVICLLSLSDGVFNIPDCRVSKVAISDANDTQNMKDFQFSFAKLMEDYQVEKVVIRQRQTKGKFAGGGFGFKLEAAIQLIDGLDVTVVSPNEIKESLKRNPLMMKFKETGLKQYQEAPFTTAYACLMQR from the coding sequence ATGAAAATTTGTGGTGTTGAAATCAAAGGTAACGATGCAGTCATCTGTCTTCTTTCTCTGTCAGACGGTGTATTTAACATTCCTGATTGCCGAGTTTCTAAAGTTGCGATTAGCGACGCAAACGACACACAGAATATGAAAGATTTTCAATTTTCTTTTGCAAAGTTAATGGAAGATTACCAAGTAGAAAAAGTGGTAATTCGTCAACGCCAAACTAAAGGCAAATTTGCTGGCGGTGGCTTCGGCTTCAAACTAGAAGCAGCAATTCAGTTGATCGACGGCCTAGACGTAACCGTTGTATCTCCGAATGAAATCAAAGAAAGCCTTAAGCGCAACCCTCTTATGATGAAGTTCAAAGAAACAGGCCTTAAGCAGTACCAAGAAGCACCGTTTACCACGGCTTACGCTTGTTTAATGCAGCGCTAA
- a CDS encoding aminotransferase-like domain-containing protein: MEAELSGNKYLAIEQHIKAQIDKGLFHPDDRLPSIRQLSEQLGVSKNTVIRAYQELEATGWVYSVPKSGYRVKAPNTTIWDAPSQPQKVDLLSVTKSVLSRPKGRLKLLAGSAHPNINNPAIRSLYAEIGRHSRLQTQLPGYYQLPPGDEQLVKQLLKITHDLGVPAGSNEIAITHGAQQAISLALRALTKPGDIVAVESPCYFGNLLLLESLGLQALEIPSSVSHGIDIPSLQSSLNKWEVKTLLLTPNFTNPTGSRMPLANRKALLEITGSLPIIEDDVFGSLSFDTPIASLKELDDQDRIIYVNSLSKTLDSRLRIGWLLSGRYQPLVEKYLLCDNMGSSNLMQSAVGQFLTTGKYRSHLSKMKRLYQTNQKQFQSLLIHALDSYPHLVGRYHLSKPEGSFLNWITLPESVDSYAVYQDCLKHKLGILPGTVFGTHDQYKHCLRFTVANIEENKDWKEGVVTLAKIIAKHTH; encoded by the coding sequence GTGGAAGCAGAACTCAGCGGCAATAAATATCTCGCGATAGAACAACATATTAAGGCTCAAATCGATAAAGGGCTCTTTCACCCAGACGACCGCTTGCCTTCCATTCGTCAACTCAGTGAACAACTCGGTGTGAGCAAAAACACCGTGATTCGCGCTTATCAAGAACTGGAAGCGACGGGCTGGGTTTATTCTGTGCCTAAATCAGGCTATCGTGTAAAAGCACCGAACACCACCATCTGGGATGCACCGAGTCAGCCTCAAAAAGTCGATCTCTTGTCGGTCACCAAATCTGTACTCTCTCGTCCCAAAGGTCGTTTAAAGCTTCTAGCTGGCTCTGCACACCCGAACATTAATAACCCGGCTATTCGTAGCTTGTATGCCGAAATCGGTCGCCATAGCCGTTTGCAAACTCAGCTTCCCGGTTATTACCAATTACCTCCCGGTGATGAGCAATTAGTCAAGCAGTTGTTAAAGATCACCCATGATCTAGGCGTACCTGCGGGATCGAATGAGATTGCGATTACACATGGTGCTCAACAGGCGATCAGTCTGGCTTTACGTGCATTAACCAAACCGGGAGACATCGTGGCGGTCGAGTCGCCCTGTTACTTTGGCAATCTGCTTTTACTTGAATCGCTTGGTTTGCAAGCACTAGAAATTCCAAGCAGTGTGAGCCACGGCATTGATATTCCATCACTACAAAGTTCGTTGAACAAATGGGAAGTAAAAACCTTACTGCTAACACCAAACTTTACCAATCCAACAGGTTCACGAATGCCATTGGCTAACCGAAAGGCATTACTGGAGATAACCGGATCTTTACCGATTATCGAAGACGATGTATTCGGTAGCTTGTCGTTCGACACACCGATTGCCAGCCTAAAAGAGTTAGATGATCAAGACAGAATCATTTACGTCAACTCTTTGTCCAAGACCTTAGATTCTCGCTTGCGTATCGGTTGGTTACTCTCAGGGCGCTATCAGCCCTTGGTCGAGAAGTATCTACTATGCGATAACATGGGCAGTTCCAATCTTATGCAATCGGCGGTTGGACAATTCCTCACAACGGGCAAATACCGCAGCCATTTATCTAAGATGAAACGGCTCTATCAAACCAATCAAAAGCAGTTCCAAAGCCTATTAATCCATGCATTAGATAGCTACCCTCACCTTGTCGGCCGCTACCACCTATCAAAACCTGAAGGCTCATTTTTAAACTGGATAACACTACCGGAATCGGTCGACAGTTATGCCGTCTATCAAGATTGCTTAAAACATAAATTAGGGATTTTACCTGGTACTGTCTTTGGTACACACGACCAATACAAACACTGCTTACGCTTCACGGTCGCGAACATTGAAGAGAACAAAGATTGGAAAGAAGGGGTTGTGACGCTGGCGAAGATAATCGCCAAACATACACATTAA
- a CDS encoding organic hydroperoxide resistance protein, producing MTTLYTTSATATAGRNGQVSTDDNLLSVALSYPKEMGGTGEATNPEQLFAAGYSACFSNALLHVAKEMKIKIASAPTTATVGIGPNENGGFALTVALSIELDLEQEQAVTLVKTAHQVCPYSNAVRGNIDVKLSVNGQAL from the coding sequence ATGACAACACTCTACACAACTTCTGCTACAGCTACTGCAGGTCGTAACGGCCAAGTTTCTACTGATGACAACCTGCTTTCAGTGGCGTTGAGCTACCCTAAAGAGATGGGCGGAACAGGTGAAGCGACAAACCCTGAGCAACTGTTTGCTGCGGGCTACTCTGCGTGTTTCTCAAATGCTCTACTTCATGTAGCTAAAGAGATGAAAATCAAAATCGCATCGGCGCCAACGACTGCAACAGTCGGTATTGGACCAAATGAAAACGGTGGCTTTGCTTTAACTGTTGCTCTATCGATTGAACTGGATCTAGAGCAAGAACAAGCTGTGACGCTTGTGAAAACGGCGCACCAAGTTTGCCCTTACTCAAACGCGGTTCGTGGCAACATTGATGTGAAATTGTCGGTTAACGGACAAGCGCTTTAG
- the yidZ gene encoding HTH-type transcriptional regulator YidZ, with protein sequence MKKPLARLDLNLLFTLQLLLQEQSVSKAAKKLNVTPSTVSKSLTKLRDWFDDPLFVKTPRGLTPTPLALSMVKDLQDWLQIGSQILTTRGDDAPKDLRLNLEAESPLSLIMLNELTQSVYQRYPDAKIKMRNWDYDSIDSIVRGESDIGFSGRESHPRSKESLDALPYFIDFEVLFHDLPVVYLRKDHPALQEEWNLEAFLKYPHINIVWEKSETWALDEILTDLQLDRHIALTLAGFEQSLFMAAQSNHTMTTMAPNYCRRYVEQLHPNLTCLPIPLDEENANKLLIPFTMIWHKRNAYNPIVLWLKDTLRDLYQFEGENV encoded by the coding sequence ATGAAGAAGCCACTAGCCCGTCTTGATCTGAATCTGTTGTTCACTCTGCAATTGTTGTTGCAAGAGCAGAGTGTTTCAAAAGCTGCTAAAAAGCTTAATGTTACGCCTTCAACGGTGAGTAAATCACTGACCAAGCTTCGAGACTGGTTCGATGATCCTCTGTTCGTGAAAACACCAAGAGGTTTAACGCCGACACCACTCGCACTAAGCATGGTGAAAGATCTTCAAGACTGGCTGCAGATTGGAAGCCAAATACTGACGACTCGTGGCGACGATGCGCCTAAAGATCTGCGCTTGAATCTCGAGGCGGAATCTCCTCTGTCGCTAATCATGCTCAATGAGCTGACGCAAAGCGTGTACCAACGCTATCCAGATGCAAAAATCAAAATGCGTAATTGGGACTACGATTCGATAGATTCCATCGTACGTGGCGAATCTGATATTGGATTTTCAGGGCGAGAAAGCCACCCGCGTTCGAAAGAATCTCTAGACGCGTTGCCATACTTCATCGACTTCGAGGTTCTGTTCCACGACTTGCCTGTCGTGTATCTAAGAAAAGACCATCCTGCCTTGCAAGAAGAGTGGAACCTTGAGGCTTTCCTCAAATACCCTCACATCAATATTGTGTGGGAGAAAAGTGAAACATGGGCGTTGGATGAAATTCTCACAGATTTGCAACTCGACCGACATATCGCACTTACGCTAGCGGGTTTTGAGCAGTCTTTGTTTATGGCGGCTCAGTCAAACCACACCATGACTACCATGGCACCGAATTACTGCCGACGTTACGTAGAGCAGCTTCACCCCAATCTTACCTGCTTACCTATCCCTCTAGATGAAGAAAATGCCAATAAGTTGCTGATCCCATTCACCATGATTTGGCATAAGCGTAATGCCTACAACCCAATCGTTCTATGGCTAAAAGACACGCTTAGAGATCTTTACCAGTTTGAAGGTGAAAATGTCTAA
- a CDS encoding MFS transporter, with amino-acid sequence MYRFLFCSFALVLLYPTAIDLYLVGLPQIAADLNASEAQLHVAFSIYLAGMATTMLFAGKFADNVGRKPVAIFGAIVFATSSIFGGIVTSAEPFLAVRFFQGVGAGSCYVVAFAILRDVLDDQKRAKVLSMMNGITCIVPVIAPVIGHLIMTVYPWPSLFTTMASMGVIVCLLSVIVLRETKPNGQDSEVTKASASHSTSTETFKDPLFISRVIMTSLGVTAILTYVNVSPMLIMTELGFDRGQYSYTMALTALVSMLVSFSAPFALNVFKQKSLMLTSQTCFVIAAILLLASIDGGLVHYVTLLGFAFVCGGFSLGFGVAMSQALSCYSQRAGVASSILGVSQVCTSALFIWLMGAIGLSALNMLVFILAAGGVISIALILWVGPSQVKSDYEEATSPS; translated from the coding sequence ATGTATCGTTTTCTGTTTTGTAGTTTCGCGCTTGTTCTCTTGTATCCAACGGCGATTGATTTGTATTTGGTTGGCTTGCCTCAAATCGCTGCTGACCTAAATGCCTCTGAGGCGCAGCTCCATGTGGCGTTTTCTATCTACCTTGCGGGCATGGCAACCACCATGCTGTTCGCCGGTAAATTTGCCGACAATGTAGGGAGAAAGCCTGTCGCGATTTTCGGTGCGATTGTCTTTGCGACCTCTTCAATCTTCGGTGGAATTGTGACTAGCGCGGAACCGTTTCTAGCGGTGCGCTTTTTCCAAGGCGTTGGTGCGGGTTCATGCTATGTAGTGGCATTCGCCATTTTGCGAGATGTGTTAGACGACCAAAAACGTGCCAAGGTGTTGTCGATGATGAACGGTATTACCTGCATCGTACCAGTGATTGCACCCGTGATTGGCCACTTAATCATGACTGTTTATCCTTGGCCGAGCCTGTTCACGACTATGGCGAGTATGGGCGTTATCGTGTGTTTACTGTCGGTTATAGTACTAAGAGAAACTAAGCCGAATGGTCAAGATTCTGAAGTGACCAAAGCTTCTGCGTCTCACTCCACTTCAACTGAAACGTTCAAAGACCCGTTGTTTATCAGCCGAGTGATCATGACCAGCTTGGGCGTGACGGCGATTCTGACTTACGTGAATGTTTCTCCAATGCTGATCATGACCGAGCTTGGCTTCGACCGTGGTCAATACTCCTATACCATGGCTCTCACTGCATTGGTAAGTATGTTGGTGTCGTTCTCGGCGCCATTTGCCTTGAATGTGTTTAAGCAGAAAAGCCTGATGCTGACATCTCAAACGTGCTTTGTTATTGCGGCTATCTTGTTGCTTGCATCGATTGATGGTGGGTTAGTGCATTATGTAACCCTGCTAGGTTTTGCATTTGTGTGTGGTGGTTTCTCGTTAGGTTTTGGTGTTGCAATGAGCCAAGCATTGAGCTGTTATTCACAACGAGCAGGTGTCGCGAGTTCGATATTGGGCGTTTCTCAGGTGTGCACGTCGGCATTGTTTATCTGGTTGATGGGCGCTATCGGACTCAGTGCATTGAATATGTTGGTATTTATACTGGCTGCTGGTGGAGTTATCAGTATTGCTCTAATACTATGGGTAGGTCCTTCCCAAGTTAAAAGTGATTATGAAGAAGCCACTAGCCCGTCTTGA
- a CDS encoding MarR family winged helix-turn-helix transcriptional regulator → MSDQDDYLKLDNQVCFALYSASNAMSRAYQPLLKALDLTYLQYIVMMVLWEEKEINVKALGAKTHLDSGTLTPLLKRLETKGYVLRTRSAEDERVRVTTLTPAGIELKEQAQTVPVEMLCLSKMNEDELKSLKAQCEQLLGHLTK, encoded by the coding sequence ATGAGCGACCAAGATGACTATCTAAAACTGGATAATCAGGTGTGTTTTGCGCTGTATAGTGCATCGAATGCAATGAGTAGAGCGTATCAACCTTTACTGAAAGCGCTTGACCTTACTTACTTGCAGTACATTGTGATGATGGTGCTGTGGGAAGAAAAAGAGATAAATGTCAAAGCCCTAGGCGCAAAAACGCATTTGGATTCAGGTACGTTGACGCCTTTACTCAAGCGCTTGGAAACGAAAGGTTACGTGCTTAGAACTCGCAGTGCTGAAGATGAACGAGTTCGAGTTACTACACTGACGCCTGCAGGGATAGAGCTCAAAGAGCAAGCGCAGACCGTGCCAGTTGAAATGCTATGTCTTTCTAAGATGAATGAAGATGAGCTTAAATCACTAAAAGCACAGTGTGAGCAGTTGCTTGGTCATTTGACCAAGTAA
- a CDS encoding methyl-accepting chemotaxis protein: MSINNLSIKSKIAIPLMVIVIVFSTVTVLNVIKSNAQAAINHELNNVLQPVLDNLEDGYRDIYQVIASAQGLLLAKDQEAVEYQQFEFKDNAYKAVPRFESVQTLYTAGVLGSSSQDELAKLVKAMKKWVALHEPMFADPANALQYNIEYAPMLEAEFAIIRAQLRDVRAVIEMKQKELRQQADDSIEESKVIIEVGMAVAVLAALFAMWLSNRYIVQPIQNVEKAMNEIASGDGNLAQRMKVEGSDEIARLSAAFNKFVSKIHTTVEQVILTSNAVRAEMENIKSITQNVAEFSSNQQKESEVVAAAVHEMQATSETVSGNALDAATASNVANNEVESADSTLGLTVTSIERLAQDIENAGGVVQELDTDVKNIASILGVIKGIAEQTNLLALNAAIEAARAGEQGRGFAVVADEVRALASKTQDSTGEIQSMIERLEVGAKHAVGVMTESKASGEKTIVQAGTAASSLSEIRNSIGQMNEMNTQIATAASQQSQVSEEVNKNVQRIAESTMKMVEMASSAENACLSLAEQCEALDSLVSQFEV, from the coding sequence ATGAGTATCAACAACCTTTCTATTAAGAGTAAAATTGCGATCCCTCTAATGGTTATCGTGATTGTTTTCTCAACTGTTACTGTGCTTAACGTGATTAAATCTAACGCCCAAGCCGCAATTAACCATGAGCTCAATAATGTGCTTCAGCCTGTCCTTGATAATTTGGAAGACGGGTATCGTGACATTTATCAAGTCATCGCATCTGCTCAAGGTCTGTTGCTTGCGAAAGATCAAGAGGCAGTTGAATATCAACAATTCGAATTTAAAGACAACGCTTACAAAGCCGTTCCACGCTTTGAAAGCGTTCAAACCCTATATACCGCAGGCGTGTTAGGCTCATCTTCTCAAGACGAGCTAGCGAAACTGGTGAAGGCGATGAAAAAGTGGGTAGCGTTGCATGAACCAATGTTTGCTGACCCTGCCAACGCTCTTCAATACAACATCGAATACGCGCCGATGTTGGAAGCTGAGTTTGCGATTATTCGCGCTCAACTTCGTGATGTTAGAGCTGTGATTGAAATGAAGCAAAAAGAGCTTCGTCAGCAAGCTGATGATTCAATTGAAGAAAGCAAAGTGATCATCGAGGTGGGTATGGCGGTTGCTGTACTCGCTGCGTTGTTTGCGATGTGGTTATCTAACCGCTATATCGTTCAGCCGATTCAGAATGTAGAGAAAGCGATGAATGAAATCGCATCGGGTGACGGTAACTTAGCTCAGCGAATGAAAGTGGAAGGTTCTGATGAGATTGCTCGTTTAAGTGCAGCGTTTAACAAGTTTGTTAGTAAGATACATACCACTGTTGAACAAGTGATTCTGACATCAAATGCCGTACGTGCAGAGATGGAAAACATCAAATCAATCACACAAAATGTGGCTGAGTTCTCTTCGAATCAACAGAAAGAAAGTGAAGTCGTAGCGGCTGCCGTTCATGAAATGCAAGCGACCAGTGAAACGGTAAGCGGTAACGCATTAGATGCAGCAACAGCAAGTAACGTTGCAAATAATGAAGTGGAATCAGCAGACAGCACTTTGGGCCTAACCGTGACTTCTATTGAACGCCTTGCACAAGACATCGAGAACGCAGGCGGTGTGGTTCAGGAATTGGATACTGATGTGAAGAACATTGCTTCTATTCTTGGCGTGATCAAAGGCATTGCAGAGCAAACCAATCTATTGGCATTGAATGCGGCGATTGAAGCAGCGCGTGCTGGTGAGCAAGGTCGTGGTTTTGCGGTAGTGGCTGATGAAGTCCGTGCGCTTGCGAGCAAAACTCAAGACAGTACGGGTGAAATCCAGTCAATGATTGAACGCTTAGAAGTTGGCGCTAAACATGCCGTTGGCGTGATGACAGAAAGCAAGGCAAGTGGCGAGAAAACCATTGTTCAAGCGGGTACTGCGGCTTCTTCATTGAGCGAGATTCGTAATTCAATCGGTCAGATGAATGAGATGAACACGCAAATTGCAACAGCGGCTTCGCAGCAGTCTCAGGTGTCTGAAGAAGTGAATAAGAATGTTCAACGCATCGCGGAAAGCACCATGAAAATGGTTGAGATGGCAAGCAGTGCTGAGAACGCATGTCTGTCATTAGCAGAGCAGTGTGAAGCGCTTGATAGCCTAGTTTCTCAGTTTGAAGTGTAA